In one window of Candidatus Sulfuricurvum sp. RIFRC-1 DNA:
- a CDS encoding CpsB/CapC family capsule biosynthesis tyrosine phosphatase, producing the protein MAWSLKDLFSQSAAEPITKATFADLTVDLHSHLIPGIDDGSKSMEESIELIQALKDLGYQKLITTPHIMHDAYRNTPEIILNGLNDVRTQLQNRGITIEIEAAAEYYLDEYFLTLLEAKEILTFGENYVLFETSYNIRPYAFHDHIYAIKAHGYQPILAHPERYSYLHDNMGEYQQIKQMGVLFQININSLAGYYSNPVKKAAEWIIDHGLVDFVGSDTHKMRHIDSLSKAKHSPHFQKLFEKNRLLNADLH; encoded by the coding sequence ATGGCTTGGTCGCTAAAAGATCTTTTCTCCCAATCGGCGGCTGAGCCGATCACTAAAGCGACTTTTGCTGACCTAACGGTCGATCTTCATTCCCATCTTATTCCCGGAATCGATGACGGTTCCAAGAGTATGGAAGAATCGATTGAACTGATACAGGCTCTTAAGGATCTAGGATATCAAAAGCTTATCACTACCCCGCATATTATGCATGATGCTTATCGCAATACACCAGAAATCATCCTTAACGGGCTAAATGATGTACGTACGCAACTCCAAAACAGAGGAATTACGATAGAAATTGAAGCGGCTGCCGAATATTATTTGGATGAATATTTTCTTACGTTGCTGGAAGCAAAGGAGATTCTGACGTTCGGTGAGAATTATGTTTTATTTGAAACCTCTTATAATATACGCCCATATGCTTTTCATGATCATATTTATGCGATTAAAGCTCACGGCTATCAGCCTATACTTGCGCATCCTGAGCGATATAGTTATCTGCATGATAACATGGGAGAGTATCAGCAGATTAAACAAATGGGCGTATTGTTCCAGATCAATATCAATTCCCTTGCAGGTTATTATTCGAATCCAGTAAAAAAAGCGGCTGAATGGATAATCGATCATGGTTTGGTTGATTTTGTAGGGAGTGATACCCATAAAATGCGCCATATCGATTCGCTATCAAAAGCAAAACACTCCCCCCATTTTCAAAAACTCTTCGAGAAAAATAGGCTCCTCAACGCTGATTTG
- a CDS encoding polysaccharide biosynthesis tyrosine autokinase, giving the protein MARDINNTISEDEINIKQIFERLIERKVSIIIVFLITFSVGIVNTYFMPPVYETSTTLRIKKEAKNGQNDMLQMAMGGVSNNEIETEIGVLKSYSLIEDALREVPFSVRYFVKSNLKTQELFHSEAPFIVSDFNILDKRFMGRQFIVKPENDGTFVLNINLSWKEKIGLGDGVRYSGRHRYGEMIQTKYFVMKITKRSGYESDKCMFSITDTRSLIEGMILPNIQIKQPEKTSSLVNIVYQDNVPQRAQIFTDTLANAYIQQNINFNTEEASKTLEFIEKQLDEVKKNLETSAVNVENFKQTHEMMDIAAETESSIQKLSVYDQQLAQIEIEEDQAKRVTELVKKGDFTALSIAPLEISDSLISSLILSLSEAERKKKALMVEYTDNHPEVLQQAVQIDKLKKEINSNLMSLRQGISQRKSSIQKVIDRNEAHFQKLPATERQYIDLERSFVVNEKIYSYLLEKQSEASIVKASTVSNNRIVDKALPPLAPIKPNKSLLLMIWALVGAIIGIMIAFLRDFFDDTIKGFDDVSKETNIPVIGSIPFIKEAIDSRHLVMDNPKSVYAESFRSMRTNLQFMATYANHKVIMVTSTIPGEGKTTTASNLGSILALSDKKVIIINLDLRLPTLHQVFGLKNEKGMSNYLSGHAELEEIIQHSSIDNLDIISSGAVPPNPSELIMSERMKEVLATLKTNYDYVILDTPPVGLVTDGLILANEADITLFVLRVNYAKRGFAVRFDRTVSAHNIKNTGIILSAVPPKKSSGGYGYGYGYGYGYGYGYGGYGNEEVEVKAWYKRWLGR; this is encoded by the coding sequence ATGGCACGTGATATCAATAATACTATTTCTGAAGACGAAATCAATATAAAACAGATTTTTGAACGCCTCATTGAGAGAAAAGTTTCCATCATTATTGTCTTTTTAATTACATTCAGTGTTGGGATTGTCAATACGTATTTTATGCCGCCTGTTTATGAGACCTCTACCACATTGCGGATTAAAAAAGAAGCTAAAAATGGGCAAAATGATATGCTTCAAATGGCTATGGGAGGAGTTTCCAATAATGAAATCGAAACAGAAATCGGTGTTTTGAAATCGTATTCATTAATTGAAGATGCTCTTCGGGAAGTCCCATTTTCGGTGCGTTATTTTGTTAAATCCAATTTGAAAACACAAGAGCTATTCCACAGTGAAGCACCGTTTATCGTTAGCGATTTCAACATTCTTGATAAACGATTTATGGGGCGTCAATTTATAGTTAAACCGGAAAATGATGGTACTTTTGTGTTGAACATTAATTTGTCATGGAAAGAGAAAATCGGTTTAGGTGATGGAGTCAGATATAGTGGGCGTCATCGCTATGGTGAGATGATACAGACAAAATACTTTGTTATGAAAATTACAAAACGTAGTGGCTATGAGTCTGATAAATGTATGTTTTCGATAACGGATACACGTTCGCTTATTGAAGGAATGATTTTACCGAATATTCAAATTAAGCAACCTGAAAAGACCAGTTCCCTGGTCAATATTGTGTATCAAGACAATGTTCCTCAGCGAGCACAGATATTTACCGATACTTTGGCCAATGCATATATTCAGCAAAATATTAATTTTAATACGGAAGAAGCATCCAAAACACTTGAATTTATTGAAAAACAGCTTGATGAGGTTAAGAAAAATCTTGAAACCTCTGCAGTGAATGTCGAAAATTTCAAACAAACTCATGAGATGATGGATATTGCAGCTGAAACAGAGTCTTCCATTCAAAAACTTTCTGTATACGATCAGCAGCTTGCTCAAATCGAGATTGAAGAAGACCAGGCTAAACGGGTTACCGAATTGGTAAAAAAAGGAGATTTTACGGCACTTTCGATCGCTCCTCTGGAAATTTCAGATTCATTGATTAGCTCTTTAATCCTATCATTGAGTGAAGCAGAACGAAAGAAAAAAGCGTTGATGGTAGAATACACGGATAACCATCCAGAAGTACTTCAGCAAGCAGTTCAGATCGATAAACTAAAAAAAGAGATTAATTCAAATCTAATGAGTCTTCGGCAGGGGATCAGTCAGCGAAAAAGTTCCATTCAAAAAGTGATTGATAGAAATGAAGCACATTTTCAAAAACTTCCTGCGACGGAACGTCAATACATAGATTTAGAACGAAGTTTTGTGGTCAACGAAAAAATATATTCGTATTTACTCGAAAAACAATCCGAAGCATCGATTGTAAAAGCATCTACGGTTTCAAATAATCGTATTGTCGATAAAGCATTGCCTCCGTTGGCCCCGATCAAACCGAATAAATCGTTATTATTAATGATATGGGCTTTGGTGGGTGCAATCATTGGAATTATGATAGCGTTTCTACGTGATTTCTTTGATGATACAATCAAAGGATTCGATGATGTAAGCAAAGAGACCAATATCCCGGTTATCGGGTCAATCCCTTTTATTAAAGAAGCAATCGATAGCCGTCACTTAGTGATGGATAATCCCAAATCGGTTTATGCAGAGTCATTTCGTTCTATGCGGACAAATTTACAGTTTATGGCAACCTATGCCAACCATAAAGTGATCATGGTTACTTCCACGATTCCGGGTGAGGGGAAAACAACGACTGCATCAAATCTCGGGTCAATCCTTGCGTTGAGTGACAAAAAAGTTATTATCATCAATCTTGACCTTCGTTTGCCGACACTTCATCAGGTATTCGGTTTGAAAAATGAAAAAGGAATGAGTAATTACCTCTCCGGACATGCCGAATTGGAAGAAATTATCCAGCACTCATCGATTGATAATCTGGATATTATCTCATCGGGTGCCGTGCCTCCGAACCCTTCAGAATTGATTATGTCCGAACGGATGAAAGAGGTACTTGCAACGCTGAAAACAAACTATGATTATGTCATTCTGGATACTCCACCGGTAGGTCTGGTCACAGATGGATTGATTCTCGCTAATGAAGCCGATATTACGCTCTTTGTTCTTCGGGTGAATTATGCAAAACGAGGGTTTGCCGTCCGTTTTGACCGAACGGTGAGTGCGCATAACATCAAAAATACAGGGATTATCCTCAGTGCAGTTCCGCCGAAAAAATCCTCAGGCGGATACGGATATGGATATGGATATGGATATGGATATGGATATGGATATGGTGGATACGGTAATGAGGAAGTGGAAGTCAAAGCATGGTACAAACGATGGCTTGGTCGCTAA
- a CDS encoding polysaccharide biosynthesis/export family protein has protein sequence MLLLSGCATKQDMSLFQENSVKTQPVYQQPVQIEYKISPRDKLSVQVFNHPELTTRAEAGLSVSADGTVMLALLGRVKMSGLTKEEASELLREKYAKYLKEPQVTVELVNQRIYVMGEVNRPGIVPLTNDTMSLIEAIAQAGDFNVYGERTSVKILRGDHNNPTISTVDMTNLASLNTSDLILHQGNVVYVEPNTMRVTNVNVNEYLPVLQLINSLISPFVSIQYLTK, from the coding sequence GTGTTACTATTGTCTGGATGTGCAACCAAGCAGGATATGTCGTTATTTCAGGAAAATTCTGTTAAAACTCAGCCGGTTTATCAGCAACCGGTTCAAATTGAATATAAAATTTCGCCTCGGGATAAACTCTCTGTTCAGGTGTTTAATCATCCGGAACTCACTACCCGTGCTGAGGCAGGGTTGTCGGTTTCAGCAGACGGAACTGTGATGCTGGCATTGCTCGGACGTGTTAAGATGAGTGGTCTGACGAAAGAAGAAGCCTCAGAGCTACTTCGAGAAAAATATGCCAAGTATCTTAAAGAACCGCAGGTAACTGTTGAGCTTGTGAATCAGAGAATATATGTGATGGGAGAGGTAAACCGCCCAGGCATAGTGCCCCTCACCAATGATACTATGAGTCTCATAGAAGCGATTGCACAAGCAGGTGATTTTAATGTTTATGGCGAAAGAACATCGGTTAAAATTTTGCGTGGTGATCACAATAATCCAACCATCTCTACGGTTGATATGACGAATCTTGCCTCACTTAATACCAGCGATCTTATACTGCATCAGGGAAATGTTGTCTATGTTGAGCCAAATACCATGAGAGTAACCAATGTTAATGTTAATGAATACCTTCCTGTGCTCCAGTTGATCAACTCGCTGATTTCACCGTTCGTATCTATTCAATATTTGACCAAATAA
- a CDS encoding IS3 family transposase (programmed frameshift) produces the protein MPPRYTDEFKEEAAKQVINNNYPIKEVADRLGVHPDSLKKWVSQYKSPKEFGQQQASNDEIRRLKSELKRVTEERDILKKGRRVLCQKPRIKYAFIQVHEPLYGIRRLCKAMQVHPSGYYAWVKAPLSDRAKANEVLSVQIKEAYAQSHNAYGYRNIHKDLIESGITVNRKRVARLMKIIGLYGAGTLKKKPRHKAGSIHKAHPNHLKQCFNVEKPNEAWVTDITYIRTYEGWLYLAVVLDLFSRKVIGWGMSHRMTTSVAMDALRMATMRQRPKQSVILHSDQGSQFSSYEWQSMLKHSNIIPSMSRRGNCYDNAVVESFFKTLKRECVRKEIFVTREYAKSKIFHYIEMFYNPKRRHSYLGYLSPNEFEVRYFLESTKNEVLAEN, from the exons ATGCCCCCAAGATACACAGATGAGTTCAAAGAAGAAGCTGCAAAGCAGGTAATCAATAACAATTACCCGATCAAAGAGGTTGCTGATCGGCTGGGAGTACATCCTGATTCATTGAAAAAGTGGGTGAGCCAGTATAAAAGTCCCAAGGAGTTTGGACAGCAACAAGCATCTAATGATGAGATACGACGGCTAAAGTCAGAACTCAAGCGCGTTACCGAGGAGCGTGACATCCTAAAAA AAGGCCGCCGCGTACTTTGCCAGAAACCAAGGATAAAGTACGCATTTATTCAGGTTCATGAACCCCTATATGGGATTAGACGATTGTGCAAAGCAATGCAAGTTCATCCGAGCGGATATTACGCTTGGGTGAAAGCGCCATTGTCTGATCGGGCAAAGGCAAATGAAGTGCTGAGTGTTCAGATCAAAGAGGCGTATGCACAGAGTCACAATGCCTACGGCTATCGGAATATCCACAAAGACCTAATCGAATCGGGAATCACCGTCAATCGCAAACGTGTGGCACGATTGATGAAGATTATTGGATTGTACGGTGCCGGAACTCTCAAGAAGAAACCTCGCCATAAAGCTGGCAGTATCCATAAAGCCCATCCGAATCATCTCAAGCAGTGCTTTAACGTCGAGAAACCTAATGAAGCATGGGTGACCGATATCACCTATATCCGAACTTATGAGGGATGGCTCTATTTGGCGGTGGTGCTCGATCTCTTCAGCCGTAAAGTGATTGGATGGGGGATGAGCCATCGGATGACAACATCCGTGGCTATGGATGCACTAAGAATGGCTACAATGCGGCAGCGTCCGAAACAAAGCGTGATACTTCATTCCGATCAAGGATCGCAGTTTAGCTCCTATGAATGGCAAAGTATGCTAAAACACTCCAACATCATCCCCAGTATGAGCAGACGAGGGAACTGTTATGACAATGCCGTCGTGGAAAGCTTCTTTAAAACCTTGAAACGTGAATGTGTCAGGAAAGAGATATTTGTAACGAGAGAGTATGCAAAATCCAAAATATTTCACTATATAGAGATGTTCTATAACCCTAAAAGACGGCATAGTTATCTGGGTTATCTATCTCCAAACGAATTTGAGGTACGATACTTTTTGGAATCAACGAAAAATGAGGTGTTAGCGGAAAACTAA
- a CDS encoding glycosyltransferase family 2 protein: MKISIITSVYNNHDTIAEAIESVLSQTYDNIEYIIVDGGSSDGTVDIVRSYGERITKFVSEPDKGIYDGLNKGVSLSSGDVVAFLHSDDIYSDERVVEYIVEFFLSKGSDGVYGDLIYTPKNDTSKVLRYWKSQPFEMKMLKLGWMPAHPTLFLKRSIYEKFGEFDLSFKIAADYDFMLRVLSGGTKVSYIPRVLYKMRIGGESNKSIRNIIRKSREDWRALRKNKIGGISTLALKNLSKITQFIQKK, encoded by the coding sequence ATGAAAATTTCTATTATCACATCTGTCTACAATAATCATGATACCATCGCTGAGGCAATAGAATCAGTTCTATCGCAAACCTATGATAACATCGAGTATATTATTGTAGATGGTGGCAGTAGTGATGGAACTGTCGATATAGTACGAAGTTATGGTGAGCGGATTACGAAGTTCGTTAGTGAACCGGATAAAGGGATTTATGATGGTCTCAATAAAGGGGTTTCCCTCTCTTCTGGTGATGTGGTGGCATTTTTACACAGTGATGATATCTATTCGGATGAACGTGTTGTTGAATATATTGTAGAATTTTTTCTTTCAAAAGGATCGGATGGCGTGTATGGGGATCTGATTTACACCCCTAAAAATGATACCTCAAAAGTACTCCGATACTGGAAAAGTCAACCGTTTGAGATGAAAATGCTTAAGTTAGGTTGGATGCCGGCGCATCCAACACTGTTTTTAAAACGATCCATATATGAAAAATTTGGTGAGTTTGATTTGAGCTTTAAGATTGCGGCAGATTATGATTTTATGTTGAGAGTGTTAAGTGGTGGTACAAAAGTATCTTATATTCCGCGTGTGCTCTACAAAATGCGTATCGGTGGTGAAAGTAATAAAAGTATCCGTAATATTATCCGAAAAAGCAGGGAAGATTGGAGAGCTTTACGGAAAAATAAGATCGGCGGTATCAGTACGTTAGCATTAAAAAATTTGAGTAAAATTACTCAGTTTATTCAAAAAAAATAA
- a CDS encoding WcaF family extracellular polysaccharide biosynthesis acetyltransferase, with amino-acid sequence MQHVNLSLYTNTRYSPGKPLNRMVWYFIDMIFFKTLLPFPSGFKMSLLRFFGSKIGTGVVIKPNVHIKYPWFLTIGDHCWIGEGVWIDNLAQVTIGANVCLSQGSYLLTGSHDYKKNTFDLITRPITVEEGTWIGAKAIVCPGVTCHNHSVLAVGSVAVSNLEAYGIYQGNPAVKKRKRAIE; translated from the coding sequence ATGCAGCACGTTAATTTATCCTTGTATACCAATACTCGTTACTCTCCCGGTAAGCCACTTAATCGGATGGTGTGGTATTTTATTGACATGATATTTTTTAAAACGCTTCTTCCCTTTCCGTCAGGATTTAAAATGTCACTATTGCGCTTTTTTGGATCGAAAATAGGAACGGGGGTTGTCATTAAACCCAATGTTCATATTAAATACCCATGGTTTTTAACTATCGGTGATCATTGCTGGATCGGTGAGGGTGTGTGGATCGATAATCTTGCACAGGTCACGATCGGTGCAAACGTTTGTCTTTCTCAGGGATCCTATCTGCTCACGGGAAGCCATGATTATAAAAAAAATACTTTTGATTTGATTACCCGTCCGATAACAGTCGAAGAAGGGACATGGATCGGAGCAAAAGCGATCGTTTGTCCCGGTGTTACATGTCATAATCACAGTGTTCTTGCCGTTGGTTCGGTTGCGGTATCCAATCTCGAAGCGTATGGTATCTATCAAGGTAATCCGGCAGTCAAAAAACGAAAAAGAGCCATTGAATGA
- a CDS encoding glycosyltransferase — translation MKSCISVIILTFNEEKHIGRCIESLLPITQNIFIVDSFSTDRTVEIATALGAKVFQNRWPGNHAIQFQWGLEHCPITTEWVMKMDSDEYLLPELANEINEKMNMLSDDVSGIYIKRRVYFMERWIKHGGYYPIWLLRIWKYDKGMMEQRWMDEHIKLSSGTTVQFEHDLVDDNKNNLTWWTEKHNNYATREAVDILNIIHGFSKYDEVEANIFGTQEQRKRWLKIRYASLPLFVRPLLYFHWRYFVKLGLLDGRQGIIWHFLQGFWYRFLVDAKIYQMNHIARKENKSLKQVIKDTFGIDLDAAR, via the coding sequence ATGAAATCCTGTATATCCGTGATTATCCTGACCTTTAACGAGGAAAAGCATATAGGCCGCTGTATCGAGTCTCTTTTGCCAATCACTCAAAATATTTTTATTGTTGACTCATTTTCGACCGATCGTACGGTAGAAATTGCTACAGCTTTGGGAGCAAAAGTATTTCAAAACAGATGGCCCGGAAATCATGCTATTCAGTTCCAGTGGGGATTGGAACATTGCCCTATCACAACGGAGTGGGTCATGAAAATGGACTCGGATGAATATTTACTGCCCGAATTAGCCAATGAAATAAATGAAAAAATGAACATGCTGAGTGATGATGTGTCGGGTATTTACATCAAACGGCGTGTTTATTTTATGGAAAGATGGATTAAGCATGGTGGGTATTACCCAATATGGCTGTTACGTATTTGGAAATATGACAAAGGTATGATGGAACAGCGCTGGATGGATGAACATATCAAACTTAGTTCCGGAACAACCGTACAATTTGAGCATGATCTTGTTGATGATAACAAAAACAATCTCACATGGTGGACAGAGAAGCACAACAACTATGCCACCAGAGAGGCAGTCGATATACTCAATATTATTCACGGGTTTAGTAAATATGATGAAGTAGAAGCAAATATTTTTGGCACACAGGAACAGCGTAAACGATGGCTTAAAATACGCTATGCTTCACTACCTCTGTTTGTGCGTCCACTTCTTTACTTCCATTGGCGTTATTTCGTTAAACTCGGTTTATTAGACGGAAGGCAGGGGATTATCTGGCATTTTTTGCAGGGATTTTGGTACCGGTTTTTGGTCGATGCCAAGATTTATCAGATGAATCATATCGCCCGTAAAGAGAATAAATCTCTTAAACAGGTTATTAAAGATACTTTTGGGATTGATCTCGATGCAGCACGTTAA
- a CDS encoding glycosyltransferase codes for MRLSVVIPSFYPAVKYGGPIYATLNLSEALAVLGIDVYVSTTNAHVDQKLDVIPNKFIAMQKHFSVKYYNETRINRFSLSLLLNLWKDILAADLVHIQSIFSVSTPIALLYSRLFGKKILLSPRGSLCEWCLKERESFKRGWIKWFIRPFVGSVVWHVTSEKEADEVKILFTGAQTVLITDGINLNEFSNPKRFTKNEYVKKFTSLDLQVSHTIISLGRLHKVKGFDILIEAFSLLVQEDSDAVLMIAGNDEGERDNLVRQIAAKGLEKRVFLIGPIYGEDKVTFLANADLFVMPSHTENFGIAFAESLAAGTPGIASNQTPWEGIEEAGCGKWVANEQDSIVNAMRYILQQDKATMSANAISFVSQYDWSKIAYEFYKLFRKMSDK; via the coding sequence ATGCGTCTTAGTGTCGTGATCCCCTCCTTTTATCCGGCTGTAAAATACGGCGGTCCTATCTATGCAACTTTAAACCTATCAGAAGCATTGGCAGTGCTCGGGATCGACGTTTATGTTTCAACGACTAATGCGCATGTGGATCAGAAATTGGATGTTATTCCCAACAAATTTATTGCTATGCAAAAGCATTTTAGTGTTAAATATTACAATGAAACAAGGATCAACCGCTTTTCTTTATCCTTATTATTGAACCTTTGGAAGGATATTTTAGCGGCGGATTTGGTTCATATTCAGTCGATATTTTCGGTATCTACCCCGATTGCATTGCTGTACTCGAGATTGTTTGGGAAAAAGATACTCCTCTCGCCTAGAGGGAGTTTATGCGAGTGGTGTTTAAAAGAGCGTGAAAGCTTTAAACGAGGCTGGATTAAATGGTTCATACGTCCTTTTGTCGGGTCTGTTGTGTGGCATGTAACCTCCGAAAAAGAAGCTGATGAAGTCAAAATTCTTTTTACCGGTGCCCAAACGGTTCTAATCACAGATGGCATTAATCTGAACGAATTTAGCAATCCGAAAAGATTTACTAAGAATGAATATGTCAAAAAATTTACCTCTCTAGACCTTCAGGTTAGTCATACAATCATCTCATTGGGGCGGCTTCATAAAGTCAAAGGGTTTGATATTTTGATTGAAGCTTTTAGTCTCCTCGTTCAAGAAGATTCCGATGCCGTTTTGATGATAGCTGGGAATGATGAAGGGGAAAGAGATAATCTTGTACGGCAGATTGCGGCAAAAGGGCTTGAAAAAAGAGTTTTCCTGATTGGTCCGATCTACGGCGAAGATAAAGTAACCTTTCTCGCCAATGCTGATTTATTTGTAATGCCCTCCCATACGGAAAATTTTGGGATTGCGTTTGCCGAAAGTTTAGCGGCAGGGACACCGGGGATAGCCAGTAATCAAACACCATGGGAAGGGATAGAAGAAGCAGGTTGCGGTAAATGGGTTGCTAATGAGCAGGACTCTATCGTCAATGCGATGAGATACATACTGCAGCAGGATAAAGCAACGATGAGCGCAAATGCAATCTCATTCGTGTCACAATACGATTGGTCAAAGATCGCATATGAGTTTTATAAATTATTTCGAAAGATGAGTGACAAATGA
- a CDS encoding polysaccharide deacetylase family protein — translation MALKQIIKSTLMKCSSVIYRNDESKVIYYHDVHSNDSYTSMSTPLELFKKHIDIIQEQGYKIVDKITHPEREVLITFDDGFRGLYENFSYFVENQIPVKIFLIVEYMGGKNYLSKAEVFELLNTGLVTIGSHTLTHRNLDELTDDEIAKELKESKQRLEEMFGIEINEFCYPRGRFNDKVVELSRKSGYTLQYSCLPGSFSESNDIVKRNFVQHESSKDFLYHLQGGGEIFYRRYLKQQVRG, via the coding sequence ATGGCGCTGAAACAAATCATTAAATCAACTCTCATGAAGTGTTCGTCGGTTATTTACCGTAATGATGAAAGTAAGGTCATCTATTATCACGATGTCCATAGTAATGACTCCTATACCTCTATGTCAACGCCTTTAGAACTGTTTAAAAAGCATATTGATATCATACAGGAGCAAGGGTATAAGATTGTCGATAAAATAACACATCCTGAGCGAGAGGTGTTGATTACTTTTGATGATGGTTTTCGTGGATTATATGAAAATTTTTCTTATTTTGTAGAAAATCAAATCCCTGTTAAAATTTTCTTAATTGTAGAATACATGGGTGGAAAAAATTATTTATCAAAAGCTGAAGTGTTTGAACTGTTAAATACAGGATTGGTCACTATCGGCTCGCATACTCTCACTCACCGTAATCTGGATGAATTAACAGATGATGAAATTGCTAAAGAGCTCAAAGAATCCAAACAACGTCTCGAAGAGATGTTTGGTATAGAAATAAATGAGTTTTGTTATCCACGGGGACGATTTAACGATAAAGTAGTCGAACTAAGTAGAAAAAGTGGTTATACATTACAGTATTCTTGTCTCCCCGGAAGCTTTTCAGAATCTAATGATATTGTAAAACGGAATTTTGTCCAACATGAAAGCTCCAAAGATTTTTTATATCATCTTCAAGGTGGCGGAGAAATTTTTTATCGTCGATATTTGAAACAACAGGTCCGGGGATAA
- a CDS encoding glycosyltransferase family 4 protein has protein sequence MLNKRETIPVKICIWENIASPHQSYFFQALTDHPKIDLQVRYFERFHDERTALGWKDNDNLPENEQYVIAEVDDALDTVEAWEERIHIVPGLSYEFTKELLNKLIKYDLKWIHWSERSGIGLARKLHYNVWMFNLLQPFASRILKSDYANKINKYAMGVFAQGHLAKQDFIGWGVQKNKIEHLFYTIDKMRKSEKLPDDLKKHEKKLMFLYAGSLDDRKGITVLLNAFSKLQNSHNWLLILVGQDKSDGGYVRMAINLGINVVFTGSKSIEIVPQYICSADVFVLPTLFDGWGAVINEAAALGKPMISTDQCGAAFHLIQENKNGFRVQAGNSKALAKAMQFYIDNPNMIDEHGKNSEKIYHDEFTPEKNVQRFLDALQKWQR, from the coding sequence ATGCTAAATAAGAGAGAGACGATTCCTGTAAAAATTTGTATTTGGGAGAATATTGCATCTCCTCACCAAAGTTATTTTTTTCAAGCGCTAACTGATCATCCGAAAATTGACCTTCAAGTTCGTTATTTTGAGCGCTTCCATGATGAAAGAACTGCTCTTGGTTGGAAAGATAATGACAATCTTCCTGAAAATGAACAATATGTGATTGCTGAGGTTGATGATGCCTTGGATACTGTTGAAGCGTGGGAAGAAAGGATTCATATTGTTCCCGGATTATCATACGAATTCACAAAAGAACTTTTAAATAAATTGATAAAATATGATCTCAAATGGATTCACTGGAGCGAAAGAAGCGGCATTGGCCTGGCGCGAAAACTTCATTATAATGTTTGGATGTTTAATCTATTGCAACCATTTGCCTCTAGAATCTTAAAAAGTGATTACGCCAATAAAATAAACAAGTATGCAATGGGTGTTTTTGCACAGGGTCATTTGGCTAAACAGGATTTTATAGGTTGGGGAGTTCAAAAAAACAAGATTGAGCACCTGTTTTATACAATAGATAAAATGAGAAAGTCTGAAAAATTACCTGATGATCTTAAAAAGCATGAAAAAAAATTGATGTTCTTATATGCTGGTTCTTTGGATGACCGCAAAGGGATAACCGTATTATTAAATGCATTTTCAAAACTACAAAATAGTCACAATTGGCTTTTAATTCTTGTTGGACAGGACAAATCTGATGGAGGCTATGTGCGTATGGCTATAAATCTTGGGATTAACGTTGTTTTTACCGGATCGAAGTCTATTGAGATAGTACCTCAATATATATGTTCTGCTGATGTATTTGTGTTGCCTACATTATTTGATGGTTGGGGGGCTGTTATAAATGAAGCGGCTGCATTGGGAAAACCGATGATTTCAACTGATCAATGTGGCGCGGCTTTTCATCTTATTCAAGAAAATAAAAATGGTTTTAGGGTTCAAGCCGGTAATAGCAAGGCACTTGCTAAAGCAATGCAGTTCTATATTGACAATCCTAATATGATAGATGAACATGGAAAGAACTCTGAAAAAATTTATCATGATGAATTTACGCCGGAAAAAAATGTTCAGCGGTTTTTAGATGCGCTGCAAAAATGGCAAAGGTAG